Proteins encoded in a region of the Uloborus diversus isolate 005 chromosome 1, Udiv.v.3.1, whole genome shotgun sequence genome:
- the LOC129216875 gene encoding probable E3 ubiquitin-protein ligase makorin-1: MAYSSNIFEASDARKEKDTLCGICLENVIEKEFESDRKYGIMQNCDHTFCFGCIKAWRNVNQDLPPELRRPKKSCPTCRRDSDVVAPCLKQITDPMEKEKLIQEYRIMMKCVDCEVNKQHGVCPEGVNCLYRHDETNVQPSPARFSSSERFHHRNSTNLFGLTNVICLVNYDQLGNPRAVIRLDGVLDSLQSQI; encoded by the coding sequence ATGGCATATTCTTCTAATATATTTGAAGCAAGCGACGCAAGGAAGGAAAAGGACACCTTGTGTGGAATTTGTCTGGAAAACGTCATAGAGAAAGAGTTTGAGTCGGACAGAAAGTATGGGATAATGCAGAATTGTGACCACACATTCTGCTTCGGCTGTATCAAAGCCTGGAGAAATGTGAACCAAGACCTGCCTCCCGAGCTTCGTCGACCCAAGAAGAGCTGCCCGACGTGCCGAAGGGATTCTGATGTCGTCGCTCCGTGCCTTAAACAAATCACCGATCCGATGGAGAAGGAGAAATTAATTCAGGAATACAGAATCATGATGAAATGCGTCGACTGCGAAGTGAACAAGCAACACGGTGTCTGTCCAGAAGGTGTGAACTGTCTCTATCGCCATGACGAAACAAATGTTCAACCATCTCCTGCAAGATTTTCATCTAGTGAAAGATTTCATCATAGAAATTCAACGAACTTATTCGGACTCACCAACGTCATTTGTTTGGTAAACTACGATCAGCTCGGGAACCCCCGCGCTGTTATACGGTTAGACGGTGTGTTAGACAGTCTGCAGTCTCAAATTTGA